DNA from Podarcis muralis chromosome 13, rPodMur119.hap1.1, whole genome shotgun sequence:
AGTTAATgaaacctaaatttctggtatgtGGTTGAATCCCGCCAGCAAACTAGCAATTGACTAGAGGCTCCTTTTGTTAGGGATTGCATACCTGCACCAGTCTTTTGCAAGAAGCATAGTACAGCTCACATTTTGTCTTTGGAAAGTCTCTCAGTCAGGCAGTGtacaaggatcacagggcaaatACATCAGGGAGGGGGGTTACCATTTTTACTCTTGATTTTGGATGTTAATTTGAGCTCTTCTTCAACCTAGTTCTGCCAAAAtagactagtaaaggtaaaggtacccctgcccatacgggccagtcttgacagactctagggttgtgcgcccatctcactctataggccgggggccagtgctgtccaaagacacttccgggtcacatggccagcgtgacgaagctactctggcaaagccagagccgcacacggaaacgccgtttaccttcccgctggtaagcggtccctatttatctacttgcacccaggggtgctttcgaactgctaggttggcaggcgctgggaccgaacgacgggagcgcaccccgccgtggggattcgaaccgctgacctttcgatcggcaagccctaggcgctgaggcttttacccacagcgccacccgcgtccctccaaaatAGACTACCGTTGCCCAAACACCCACACCTTCAcagacaaaaagagagagaaaccccGGGGTCCTCCAATGCCATGGATTTTATTAGACAAAATAAAGTCCCATGTATGTACAAAAGGCAAGGATACACCCAAAGAAATCCTGCAAGGAAAATGGATGATCGTTGAGGTACCAAAAATATACTATTTtcaacattcttttttttaagtatttaaaaatatacaaaataaaatcattttttaaaaaaaccaatttataTCATTGAGAGGTGAGAAAAATTATGAAGAATAGAAAAGACTTTATTTTAAAGCCACTTGGTTTTACCCAAGATGGCTGCATATCCTCAGGAGTTTACTCCCTACATACCCAACCACCCCAGAAATGGCTATACCTCACTGCTGTTACAAATATCTAAGGCACAGAGCAAATAACAGCAGTCCCATAACTCTTTTCCTCACTACCACCAGGTCTGATGGGCTCTTCAGATGTGGTTAACCAGGATGACATCAAACCAAGCAGTAATGTGCACGTGTGAACAGCTACCTCAGATAGAACTCCCATTATCTCCTCACATTGCCTGAAAGGCACTGCAAAGTTCACAAATTCATCAAGGGAATTGGCCATCACCCCCAGCCTGGtgtcctctagatattttggaccacatctcccatcatccataaccaCTGAGTGCTCAAGGGACCATCAGGTAGTGTGAGACAACCGCCTCAGGTAGTAAATGCTGGAGGGCATGGAGCAGCAACAAGGTGTTGTGGGGACAGAACGGCATGTGCCCTGCAGCCTGCCTCACATCCCACAAACTAGCCTTCTGCCCTAAGATGCAAGGGAGAACGCTGTTCTGTTGACACTGTTGACATAAGATCCAACGGTTGTCGCTTCAGGCAATGAAATGTTTTGGGCCGGTCCTGTCAGGTGACAAATGTCTATGTGTGATGCCCCCGCCTCCTTGAGGAAGTGCTGATGAATATGTAAATTACATACACTGGAAAGTGTCAAGTATGGATATGAAACACTGACATGTCCCAGACAGCCATGTGTTGGGTTTGCAAGCACCAGAGTATTGACATACATTATTAGTGTCCTCGTTTTACAGTCTATTTTGTAATTttccatccttttctaaatggCCACCCCCTCTgtggaatttctctctctccctctcaaaaTAGAATAAATTAGATCCCATTGCCCCTCGTTAAATAGTACATAAATAACCCATGCAAACTTCGCTGGGACATAAATAACAATCATTTCataaatatgcatgtgtgtgcgcacacatgtgCTTGTATATAGATCAGAATTGCCAATGTGGCctactccaaatgttttggactacaactcccatcaacccctgcaAGGACTGCCAAGCTGcctagagctgatgggaattgcagtccaaaacacctgaaCAGCAGTAAATTGGAAAAGGCTGGGATGGATGGACCGATCAGTAGACAGATCtagttctctctctcacaccatACCACACCCCACACTGTAACAGTAGTTGTGATATGCAGCCAGAATTGAAATTGTATTAATCTCAGTTTAAGTGTATGCCTGTTTGCCACTGAAAACAATAGACCACCCCCAACAGGAGGACAAAGTGCAAAACCTGGAAGCGTAAATGCAAGAGGTCTCGCTCAGCACAAGCGCACAAGTTGACCTCATAGGGTGAAGACAGACTTAAAGAACTTGGGGTGACCAAGGCCTTAGAACTGAAGTGACAGGCAAGTCTGCCAGCCAATTATGTTCAACCAACAGCCTTGTCCTTCCTCCTCACTGACACTTCCAGGTAGCTTGTCTGTCTTTTTAAACACACCTTTTAAAATGCTGCATAAACATTCTTATGCATTTATCATTtgttgccttattattattatttaaaatggaaaagggTTTTTTTAGTGCATGATCTGGAGAGGCCCTCAGTGACATCACAGGGGAGCAGCAGCCAATGAGCACCATGCACAGCCAGGGGAGGCGCCCAATCAGCACCACACACAACCACAGGCTTCTACTGAAAACCTGACGAGTGAGTCGTTGCTTTTTCCAGAGCTCAGCTCTGGAGATAAATAGATAATGTTCGGACTGGACGCAacaagggcacttccagactttcTCCACCAGCCTGTGGGTGTTGCGTCTGTCTTCTCCCTACGCCTGCTTCCCTAAGAAATCTGCGGCAAGGAGGACAGAGGAACCCTTTAACCTGGGAGTTACTCCTTGAGCGATCCTTAGGCTGGGAATTTCTCCGCGAGGAGAGAGAAGTCTTTCACCGTCCTGTCAATCCACTCTTTGTACGTATGGCACACCACGTAGCCCCGGACTTTCTTTTCGAAAGTGTCGGCTTCCACAGACTCCAGCATGAGAGGGTCCGTGACGGCGGCGGGCGGCGCTCCCAAGGCAGACATGATGGCCGTCAAGTTGCTGAGAAGGCCTTGGATGCGCAAGCGAGTCACCTTCAGCATATCCAGAAGTTCCACTTTGGTGGGGTTGAGCTCAAACTGGTCGTCCCGCACCAGCTGCAGGAACTCCACGAAGGCTGTGTAGGCCTCATAATTCTTCTCCACACGCTTGACGTGGCTGAGAGTCCGCCATTCCAGGAACGGGATGGCGGCCGTTGGCACCCCTTCGTAGCGCAGCCTCCGGGCGTCGAAGCCGGAGTCGCTAAACGGGCTGCCTTGGTGACTCAGCTGGGAACAGAGAGAAATAGAGAGGTTGTGTTTTTCAATTTAACAGGATTTGTACGCCACTCAATCACCCGTAACCTCCAAGCAGAAGAAAGCTGGCGCAGGAATGCGCTGGAGAAATAACCGTCAATAAAGATTGCGTTGTCTCCCGACACACACTCCGTTTTTATGGGGCTGCTGGCCCCTGGCACCTACATGCCAGGAAAACCTGCCGAGACTCTGCCAAAGGCATGGGACAGGAAAACAGACGTGGGAAATGTATTCCAGGGAAACCACCGGCAGTTCAGGGAAAGGCCTACGGCTCAGTGGCGGGGCATGTGTTTTGCATGCGAACAATTCCGGgctcaatccccaacatctccaggaaaGTCTGGGACTGAGAAAATCCCCTGCTTCAGATTCTGAAGCgcttctgagctagatggaccgatgACCCGGCTCATTTTAAGCCAACTTCCTTTGTTTCCACTACCTATAAGGTAGACAATTTTCAAAGGGGTTAAATATTCTGAGCCACAGACGTGCATGTGGACTTGAGAGTGCCTGCTGCGAAATGCGCCCTCGTCACTTCTCAGAAATCCCGGGGGTGGCACCCACCAGTACCAGGCTCCTTCATCCCTTTGGAATTCCTTGCAGGGAAGGCCAACAAAAACAGGCCTTTCGTTGTTCCCCAGATCAGCCGGCCGTAGTTCCacctgagtcccccccccctttttacgaGGATGCCGTTGGCAGCTTGGCTGCGCGCCAGAGCCCAGGCTGCAATGACCTCCCTACATCTGGCATCTGGTGCCCAGGCAGGTTGCGGGAAGCAGGGCACAGCAAATTTTTGGGCACTCAGCCACTGCGTGCAGGGATCAGAATAAAGGCGAAGGAGCGGCCACCGGAGAGTGGGAGATTTGCGCTCTCGATTGCagctttggcgggggggggggcgaccagTGACTCCTCTCTCCCTCGATCATGTTGCAAAGTCAAGGAACAAGCGTTGCGAGAACAATGGAGCCGCCGCGGGCAACCTTTCCGTGCTGTTTCCTGCTGGTGATACAGGTTTGCTCTGGATCCGCCAGAAGGCAAAGGGCTCGGTGCTGCTTTGGCTGCGGGTGCCTTTAGCCCGTAGCCTGAGGTGGGCACAGCCTGTTTGGTTACGTTGCCAGGACTGGAGCCCAGTCTGCAGCATTTCTGAGTCCTGCAGGGCCGAAGCTTGATCTGGTGGGAGGCATGGAGCTTGGTGGCCTTGCCTTGAGGGAAAGGAGTAGACCACCTGCCCTCTTTCCAGCACAGAGCATTTATACCAGAGGTGGGGAGCCAGATCCTTAGGAGATCccagcctcatgggccaaattcagCAAGTGGAAGGCACCTGATATCTCAATGATAGCAGGTGACTGGGCGCTTTGAAGCCCCAAAGTCACTAGCACTTCAAGGCTCTTGGTTGTGCACCGGCAGCCATTTTTCTACCTGTACAGCTCCTGACACCTGGTGCGGAGCAAGTGGGTGCGGCTTGGGGGGGAACGGTTTCATGGGCCAAGTTTGGTCCACAAGCCCTATCCCTCAGTGATTACACATGTGAGGTTTAAAACCctttcacagaattatagaattgtagagttggaagggaccttggggatcatctaatccaaccccttgcaatgcaggaatatgcagctgtcccatacagggatcgaacctgcaaccttggcattatcagccccacgctctaaccagctAAGCTTTGCTTCAGTCCAGCTTGTAATGTGACAGTGAGACGTCATATACTTcgatttaaattatagcaattctTTCTGAAGGTGCATGCACACTTATAAATTGACATATccatttttgtgcaaatctgtACCCTCTGGTTTTTCTTTTGGTTATGCATACTCTCTGTGTTGGTTATGTGTAACCGGCCACCTTAATACACAGATACTGCATATACAAGCAATGAAGTCAGATGGGGCTGTGACCTTTAGGAGCTGCTTGTGAATTTTCCATAGGTATATGGCCGGGTGCTGTTGGAAGGAGAAAGCTGGACTAGATAAACCTTGGCTTGGTCATTTCTTAAGTCTTTAGCTTCGGTGACAATAATGGAGATTTGAGCCTCACCTATGAAAACATCCCAAGGATACATCAGAATTTTTTACCCAAAGAGCCTCCTATAACTTCACTGACGCTACAAACATATCCCCTGACTTAAAAAAGGAGCCTTGTGTCCTTCATACCAAAGAACGCTGATCATATATCCGATGTGTTGTGTAGTTCTGCAACCAAATTCAGGAACAGGTCCTGGGCACAGAATCTCAACCTTTCATTTTTATGAGAAAGGACGCTTCTAGTCCTTAACGTCGCAAGGAAAGGTTGGAAAAGATGCAGGCAAAATCTTAAAAGCATTGCGAggggggacttccggcgaggcagcatggcggcagcagcagaagaaaagagctgctgaagccagccagagtaaaaggctctggtgaccgattcccggaccccccagaactgctgctgccagcactgccaacggagaggaattgggggtgcccgggcatctatcaaaggagccaaaacacccccccacgaccttgattgagccggaaaggcacccgacccccccccccaacagccgagaggagctccaaaacccggaggacagtggaactaacgcaaagagggagaaagaaagggagagagaggaagaagaagaaagaaagaaaaaggagccccaaatttaccgttgctgcccccatctctgccgacgggaaagcagaggagaggtaggtgagcacgatgaaggcaaaataggcttcggggaggaaggaaaaaaaaaacaaaaacgcacgtggctgagccctaccgggagctccagcggcaaggagaacacagagaagctgcataacaaaggagaccacagaaaagaaaaaacaacctcccccccccctttttttaacacccccttttttaaccctttcctccccctccctccctccctttaaagaaaatatatatatacatctttcttatccctccccccccatatacctacttttaccacttttctttttaaaagaggggccactgctgctgcagccaccctttatttgaatctttacttttatttctatcttttctactcactatttaaagacacacttttccacacacacatcctcaatttaaacctcattttatttccacctcaaacccccctcttaagatttaaaatggcagtacccagaaaacagccctgaaccatcacaggccatttcctgggactgccactccgccccagactttccactctcttttacctaccctcttttacctatactttactcatttaaaaaaaaataaaaataaaaagctttatttaaagacacccccccttttttttttacctttaattctcatttttatcttttacccgtacatttttggttgcttttctgcagacggagagtggtggcggtggttggggggacatattattattattttttaaaagacagagcagagccatacaattattcttcttttctttctctttttaaagctcttgttcgcctgctcctgaggggggaatctttcgcccccagctacgaccaccactctcttttaaaacaaaaatttcctccatatacccatttggagaacaaaaaataactgcatggttttgtttgatttgtttttcttaagaataatatttccccctggttattgttgttattttttgcttgtgggaaagtaattaaaaatggaggaaaattaaacatataccctctaatctcttgcatctctacctgctaacccccttccctttatatgaactgtctgtccgtTAGTATACCCATCtctacttacctgcccccccccgcctcggcggcaccgctgaggcatctacagaagccctagagaagttcttaaaacacaggctagaagtgacacaaatgaccacctaatcgaaacgctctgtaaaagccaccagccaacaaagcctgatcagctcagcaacccaacaatacccaggaatcaccactgccacaactcctaaccaccacacgcccaaccccaagaggacgccaagccaacctcaaaccaaaaccatcagggagaccgagatgacaccaaccagggagatggcaaacaatgctaagatggtagctccccttcaagatgatgaccacccaataacgaaacgagatctgagggaaatggaagcacgattagaagaagcactgaaggccacaatggctcccatgcaggtactaatcaacaatctaacctccaaagtggaagctctagagaacaagaaccaaatgcaagaaagaataatagaacaataccgggaggagaacgcacgtgtgaacaagaaactggacgaactggtaaaccaaatggaagcagaacacaacgagatgaaaattaagcaagccgaccttgaagaccgcaatagacgttgtaacatccgcttccgcaactttcctgaaaaaacagaggagaaaagcccagcagacctaattatacgctggctgaaaaacacaatcccaagcctgaaacttgaggcagaggacttggagagggctcacagagccctaaaacctatgccaaaacccagcgcccccccgagagacatcattgtatgtttcacacgctaccgaaagaaggaagaaatatggcaccaactcagaaactcaagcaaccttcgatatggagaaacccccattctggccttacaggacctatctcaggataccctaaaccggaggaaaagcctgcgcccatgcacccagcgtctccaacaagcagggatcaaataccgatggggcttccccttccgcctcattgtaacaacgaacacaacacaacacatggctaccaacatacctgaggccctgcaactactaaagaaccttgaactcgacctcccgccggaatggaaaccgacaaacccaccaagcgacagccccaaccacgaggaaacaacagcaaacaactggacaatggtacagaagaaaaagatacaacagaagcggcgcaacaacgcaaaccaatacaggcaagcatcatgctcagaaccgtcccgccggccatacgacacaagaaaccagaccaagatcaaccaaaccaactcatcgcagatggacaaccctacaacaacaacaaccccggctgaaagaagcaaccaggaaaaaaccacaaactgaaggactggtgattcccccccccttttttcccctcccccccccaaaacatagatttagttaacaccatcaacaccccccccagccccgcacccccacagaaatccccaccccaacaccagtccagacgacctcaaccacattccccatcacccacaccttcaacatcctcatactccatactaaggaaaaacaactccaaccttaataacacaacccacaatcaggctaaaatctgatacccaaccagcactatggtggcaccagagcgtaccagcacccacatccccaccccaacacaccaacaatgttgctcataatactggcaacactgcttacaaaccttatacctgacagcgacgttacaaagtcacttcacactgtctcgctgatcaccccctatcgcagacaacaggggggacggcctgtccttgaacacggccttccacaccagctgagacctaggaccaactggctaaatgccagatggcccaaaataccccaaacaaacacctatatgactacatataggaaactccctacaacttaccccctactctttaacccaaatctcactctaatcctactagccccccacccaccacaccctaggtcagcgcaaccccactggttctttaaacaacacgaagagagagacacaagacaacccgaacgggttggcagggaatcgccccacataatagataaacaaaatggctaacctaaaagcaattacattaaacgtgagggggctgggaaaccccatcaaaagaaaacgcatcacctcatacataaacaccatgaaaccacacatcaccttcctacaagaaatacacaatccacccaaaggcagcaaactcctgagcgacccccgctttagtcaacagtgggtcgcacgaggctcagggaaagcccgtggtgtagccataatactcagtagggacctgaacttcactgccacaacagtcctcaaggacaaaaaaggcagattcattttcgctaaagggacactagatggcaaaatcaaactgacaatcggctccatatatgccccaaacacgaaacaactagaattcttccagaaaacactaaacaaattcctctccttctctgaaggggaagcaatcctaggaggggacctcaatctaaatatgaaaggtatatccctgaaagatatccaccccacaaccccatgggcaaccttcctccgaaggaaacccccaacaaccaggaactcttacaagttactaaaaatgctaaaaaacaggggtctctatgacatttggggtgagcaaaacccgggagacatcagccatacattccaatcgggacgccatgatacagtatccagactggacagcattctactcacacagggtctgattccctcagtagaatcaacaaacataggtaacattaaaatcacagatcacgccccagtagaagtcactgttaaaataggagaaggaacacaaaccaccccatcctggtccttcagtcccatcctaactacaaacaaacaaattagagagagtctcacaaaaaccctccaaaactacttcaaagaaaacgatgtaaacaatacaacaacccccctcctatgggacgcaatgaaagcggtcaccagaggagcttgcataaaagagaaaacattccttaaaaaacaaacctcctcaaaaattagcaaaatagaacaagacatcacagccctctcatcacgctacaaacaaacaggatctaaaaaactcctcaaactcatagaacagaaaaggagagaactagactccttagaaatcaacaaaacaatgatcaacattctatactctaaacaacgtttctatgaatatggagggaaaaactccagattactagcaaatagatgtaggaaaaaagcactcaaaacaagaatacactgcatcaccaaaaaagacggcaacataacattctcccccaaagaaataatttcagaatttgcagaattttactccaacctatacacctcccataacccaccagagagggaaatcaaaaaatttctagcaggactgaccatgcctaccctaactgatgaggaacaggaattcatggatagccctatcaccccagaggaaatagatgcggtcctcaaaaacttgaaaccacacaaagccccaggcccagacggcttcacagcagaattctataagaaattcaaagaacccttgatgccctacatgacccgcctattcaacgacatcataaaaggaggccccatccccaaaacctggacccactccaaaatagtctccatcccaaaaccactaaaagacagcctcaaagtagaatcataccgcccaatctcattaataaaccaagactacaagatattcacatcaatcttggccaaccgcctaaaaatcttcctacacaagttaatagccccagaccagactggctttgtccctggccgcaatataacagaccccatcaggaaactactgaacctgatcgaacacagcaaggcaaccaaactcccattgacaattatgtccctagacatactcaaagcctttgattgcttggagtggaaatacatattagcagtactaactaacatgaaatttggccccaacttcctacaaatcctcaaacaaatatactccc
Protein-coding regions in this window:
- the LOC114582858 gene encoding cardiotrophin-2-like — its product is MTLSLARSLLVICAGLVHIVSPDRDSPLNTIIGQTFNLARLMKANSTVLLNTYLSHQGSPFSDSGFDARRLRYEGVPTAAIPFLEWRTLSHVKRVEKNYEAYTAFVEFLQLVRDDQFELNPTKVELLDMLKVTRLRIQGLLSNLTAIMSALGAPPAAVTDPLMLESVEADTFEKKVRGYVVCHTYKEWIDRTVKDFSLLAEKFPA